One region of Monomorium pharaonis isolate MP-MQ-018 chromosome 11, ASM1337386v2, whole genome shotgun sequence genomic DNA includes:
- the LOC105837465 gene encoding P protein produces MSQNDISDDETGLQTPQVFLSATTSQGGRHNSEVQAIRVEIFAESLQRIPFVVLGVYCNLRYNSVTSVLKVIRSPISPCSSVSSSVIFGQIPDEVLRAWGQLPEAIRLDPSLAVFQREYDRIAEMRSPNYTKRDCLVVNMSLGTQPVIPTSTQNQSNVDEDGQDVQTQEKQKPFCRYVKLIVLSCCWLLFTVILMFKNEKTEMMHQLSVSSGDSKNYRINEHVTSKLISVTMEGPLLPLTIRNLPANLSTQYLMVWLQLLVDGKTNSWLSPTELENSKLQNVSDVWILPVLPENLVNIFPDQRYQKTFQLNVDVRTLSHGVMFIKLWTNSESSLSFSIAYNLSPIDTDTGIPYAAGILIGLYVMIIFEVVHRALAAMLASTMSIATLAALNERPSMDELISWIDIDTLLLLFSMMVLVAIIAETGVFDWLAVYAYKITSGRLWPLIMALCFFTAFLSSLLDNVTTVLLMTPVTIRLCEVMELNPVPILTAMVVYSNIGGAMTPVGDPPNVIIASNRDVKDAGVNFGTFSLHMSIGVILVLIIVSAQIRYIFRDVTVLRFDEPQDVQELRHTIAIWQRAAASLSNYSKDENLVRETLLKKVQRLLSQLKKKLITGSAALEKYKTTLEELQEKYPIRDKWLLVKSGCALAFVITLFFLHSLPHLNLSLGWIALIGVLLLLILADSEDFDGLMARVEWSTLIFFASLFILMEALSRLGLIMWIGKKTEAFILTVNEESRLAVAILLLLWVSALASCFVDNVPLATMMVRIATNLAQNRELDLPMQPLIWALTFGACMGGNGTLIGATANVVCMGVAEQHGYRFSFMQFFRVGFPIMLTSTMTIMVYLMIAHVIFAWNGK; encoded by the exons ATGTCGCAAAACGATATAAGTGATGATGAAACCGGCCTGCAAACGCCACAAGTGTTCCTCAGCGCGACGACTTCTCAGGGTGGCCGTCACAATTCAG AGGTACAAgcgatt CGAGTTGAAATTTTCGCTGAATCTCTTCAGCGGATTCCGTTTGTAGTCCTGGGGGTCTATTGCAATCTGCGATATAATTCCGTAACAAGTGTCCTCAAAGTTATTCGCAGCCCAATCAGTCCCTGCTCCTCTGTTTCGAGCTCCGTGATATTCGGACAGATCCCCGATGAGGTGCTCCGCGCCTGGGGCCAATTGCCGGAGGCGATTCGCCTGGATCCGAGCTTGGCGGTCTTTCAAAGGGAATATGATCGAATAGCGGAAATGAG ATCTCCAAACTACACGAAGAGAGACTGCCTGGTCGTGAACATGTCTCTCGGGACACAGCCCGTGATACCGACCAG CACGCAAAATCAGAGCAACGTCGACGAGGATGGGCAGGACGTGCAGACGCAGGAGAAGCAGAAACCGTTTTGCCGTTACGTGAAGTTAATCGTGCTCTCCTGCTGTTGGCTACTGTTCACA GTGATACTGATGTTCAAGAACGAAAAGACCGAGATGATGCACCAGCTTTCTGTCTCCAGTGGAGACAGCAAAA ATTACCGAATCAACGAGCACGTTACAAGCAAGCTGATCAGCGTGACGATGGAAGGGCCATTGTTGCCATTAACCATTAGAAATTTACCTGCAAATTTATCGACGCAATATTTAATGGTGTGGCTGCAGCTTCTGGTGGACGGGAAAACCAATTCATGGCTCTCCCCTACCGAACTGGAGAATTCGAAG CTGCAGAACGTAAGCGACGTGTGGATATTGCCGGTACTGCCCGAAAATCTGGTGAACATCTTCCCCGATCAGAGGTACCAGAAGACCTTCCAATTAAACGTCGACGTACG GACCCTATCGCACGGCGTGATGTTCATCAAGCTATGGACGAATTCGGAGTCAAGTCTTTCGTTTTCGATAGCTTACAATCTGTCGCCGATAGACACCGATACCGGTATACCATACGCTGCTGGTATCTTGATCGGTCTATACGTCATGATTATTTTCGAG GTTGTGCACAGAGCTCTGGCTGCCATGCTGGCATCTACAATGTCCATCGCGACACTGGCCGCTCTAAACGAG cgaCCGAGTATGGACGAACTGATCTCTTGGATAGATATAGACACGTTGCTGTTATTGTTCTCCATGATGGTGCTGGTAGCCATCATTGCTGAGACTGGGGTGTTCGACTGGTTGGCGGTCTACGCTTACAAA ATAACCAGCGGAAGATTGTGGCCCCTGATAATGGCTCTCTGCTTCTTCACCGCGTTTCTTTCGTCGCTGCTGGACAACGTGACGACCGTGCTGTTGATGACTCCGGTAACCATTAGATTGTGTGAAGTGATGGAGCTGAACCCGGTGCCAATCTTAACCGCCATGGTGGTTTATTCCAACATCGGAGGTGCCATGACACCGGTCGGCGATCCGCCGAATGTCATCATCGCTTCCAATCGAGACGTTAAAGATGCT GGAGTGAATTTCGGTACGTTTTCGTTGCACATGAGCATCGGCGTGATACTGGTGTTGATCATAGTCAGCGCGCAAATTCGTTACATTTTTCGAGACGTCACGGTCCTCAGATTCGACGAGCCACAAGACGTACAG GAACTGAGGCACACAATCGCCATTTGGCAACGAGCGGCGGCTAGTCTGTCCAATTACAGCAAGGACGAGAATTTAGTGAGAGAGACGTTGCTGAAGAAGGTGCAACGTCTGTTGTCGCAGCTGAAGAAGAAGCTGATTACGGGGAGCGCGGCGTTAGAAAAGTACAAAACCACGCTCGAGGAACTACAAGAAAAG TATCCTATTAGGGACAAGTGGTTGCTAGTGAAATCGGGATGCGCGCTAGCCTTCGTGATCACGCTTTTTTTCCTACACAGTCTGCCTCATTTAAATCTGTCTCTGGGCTGGATCGCTCTGATCGGCGTGTTACTGCTTCTAATATTGGCCGATAGTGAGGACTTTGACGGTCTCATGGCGCGCGTCGAATGGAGCACCCTGATATTCTTCGCGTCCTTGTTCATCCTCATGGAG GCTCTCTCGCGTTTGGGTCTCATCATGTGGATTGGCAAAAAAACCGAGGCTTTCATTCTAACGGTCAACGAGGAGTCCCGATTAGCGGTTGCTATATTGCTGCTGCTTTGGGTGTCGGCTCTAGCTAGCTGTTTCGTCGACAACGTGCCGCTCGCTACCATGATGGTGAGAATCGCAACGAATCTCGCCCAAAATCGCGAGCTCGATTTGCCTATGCAGCCTCTAATATGGGCACTGACGTTCGGAGCTTGTATGGGAG GAAATGGAACTTTGATTGGAGCTACTGCCAACGTTGTTTGCATGGGTGTCGCGGAACAACACGGCTATAGATTCAGTTTCATGCAATTCTTCAG GGTAGGATTTCCTATCATGTTAACGAGTACTATGACAATTATGGTCTATCTGATGATTGCCCACGTCATCTTCGCCTGGAatggaaaataa